From the genome of Vagococcus entomophilus:
AGTACGACACAGACTTCTACGACAAAAGGTGTTCCAACATCTGATTCTTCTACAAAAGAGACGAAAGATGGGTCGGCTTCAAGTTCAAATGGATCACAAACAACTTCAGAGTTAAGTAGCACTTCTGAGACGACTAGTTCTACAACTTCGAGCACTTATGATGAATCAAGTAGTAGCACTAGTACAACACAAGAAACAAGTACAACTAGTAGCCAAACGACTGGGGAAACAACGAATACGACAACGAGTACAACGACAGCGACTTCTACTAGTGGAGGATAAGAAAATTAGTATAAGTTGAAAGGAGCACAATTATGTTTACAATACTCGATGGTATCAATCGATTTTTAAGTTATTTAAATATTAACGTTAAAGCCAAGAATAGAACTTACTTAATAGTAGGTGTTATTAGCAATGCCTATATTGGTTATTTAATCTATCAATTTTTGTCAGTTCATTCTTATGTTCAAGCCATTATTTATAGCTTGATTTTAATTGTATTAATTTATTTTTGGATCACAAACTTTATTTTTTATTTTTATGATAGAAATGTTAAATGGGATATTTCTCCATGGGTTGAAAAAAAATTAGCGGCAAAAGAACTTGAAAATGCAGAAAAGAAAGATCATGTAGAAATTCCAACTGGAAAAGATGGCTCTCATTTGGTTATTTACGATAAGCAAGAAGTCACAGAACAAGGGCTAATATCGGAAGTAAAGGTGACACCAGAGGGGCAGAAGGTTCTGAGTGATTTGGTGCAGTACTTTAAACAACAGACTGTACAAAATATAGGGAAGCAAAAAAAAATCAAAGACAAAACATACAGCCTTGGAAAAAAACTACTAGTTCCGTCTAGTACAATTGAAGAAGAAGGAGGTCGACTCGCTTTATATATTGGGTTAAATGCGATTGAAAGAAAAAGAGTCGGCTATATCACAAAGATTGCAGAGGTTGATACCGCTAAAATGCAATCTTCCTATACTATTTTTCCAGCGAATGTTTACATAACTGGTGGGGAGTACAAAATGCCAGGAAGAAGAAAAGAAATTCTTCAAGGTTTCGACCCGTATCAAATTCATTTAGAAGTTTTATACGAGGCAAAGCTGTAAAAAGAACGAGAAAAAAGTAGGCGCATGATTGAAACGTGCGCCTACTTTTTTATGTTGTATTAGTCTAAAAAAGAGAGGCTATGTCTCTTTTTTAAGTCGATTTTAAGTTCCATTTTTTATAATCAGCTCATTCTAAAAAGAAAGGAAAAGATCTGATGAAGAAAAAAATAGTGATGAAAAATAAATGGCAAGTGAGTACGATTGTGATTAGTACAGTATCGATTATTATCATAGCTGTACTCGGATTTCAGTTGTATCAAGCTAAACAGACACAACAAAATCCTTTTAATGGAACAAATAATAGGCAAGCGCCAAATACACAAAAAGGAGGGCGAGGGGGTGGTCCTAACGGTGCTCCCTCTGGAGAGAATCCCCAACAATCAGGGGATACAAGTAGCAGTACAGAAAGTACGACAGAAGGTTCGGGAGTCTAAGCAAGTGTCAGCTATACTTTCTTAATAAATTATGGTAGAATACATAAGATTGTTTGGGAAGAATAGGTGATTATATGGAAATCATTGAAAAAGCCCCTGCGAAGATTAACTTGGGTTTAGATGTACTATATAAAAGAGATGACGGGTATCATGAGCTTGAAATGGTTATGTCAAGCATTGATTTAGCCGATCATTTAACATTTCGTACTTTAGAAAAAGATGAAATTATTATTGAAACGGATAACAGCTTCTTACCTTTAGATGAACGAAATCATATCTATCAAGCAGCAATGTTGTTAAAAAGGGAGTGTTCCATCACGAAAGGTGTGCACGTGCAGATGCAAAAGCGAATTCCTGTTGCCGCTGGTATGGCTGGTGGAAGTAGTGACGCAGCTGCAACGCTTAGAGGTCTGAATCGTTTATGGAAGCTAAAATTATCTTTAGAAGAATTAGCTGAATTAGGTGAAAAAGTCGGTTCTGATGTTCCGTATTGTATTTATGGCAATACAGCATATGTACGTGGCAAAGGGGAAAAAATAGAATTTTTACCCAAAGTTCCCCAATGTTGGGTCGTATTAGTGAAGCCAAGATTAAGCGTATCTACTGGGACTGTTTTTCACAACTTAAAATTAGAACAACTCGTTCATCCGGATATTCAAGGAATTAAAGAAAGCATCAAGCAGCAAAATTTTAAAAAAATGGTTTCCTCGCTGGGCAATTCTCTTGAAGCAGTCACGGTTCAAAATTATCCAATCGTTGGATTTTTGAAAGAAAAAATGCAACAATTCGGAGCAGATGTTGCGGTAATGAGTGGCAGTGGACCTACTGTGTTTGCTTTATGTGAAAAAAGAAGCCGGGCACAACGAGTGTGCAATGGACTAAAAGGATTTTGTGAAGAAGTCTATCTGATTCGAACACTAAATAAATAAAAAGAACAGCTCAAGTTGTTACGTTCATTCGATAATCAATTAGAGAAGGAAAGTTTACATTGTGCTGAAATTCGGGGATTGTTCCCAAAGTAGTGGCAATTTTACCACTACCGATAGCTCGATCATTCGAACCTATTGTTTGTTTAAGTAGAACGTTTCAGACTTTAGTAAAGCATAAAGCGATTCTATGGACGCGTTATCTGAGGGAGTTCCTTTCGAGGAGCACACTTTGGATAACGTTTTTTATTTGCCTGATTCGCCGGATTGTTTTGATAGGGGTTATAGCTTATTATATTGTTTGCTCCAAGATACGTATTCACTCCTTTTATTCGTAGAGTATTTGTTCTAAAGCTTGAGAAAGCTCTAAAATTTGCATGTTTTCGCCAGTTTTTAAAGTCCAGAGCAATAATTGCATGAGGTAACTAGCATAAACTAGAGCAAAAAAATGGTGAGGTACCTGAAGTTTCAGTTCATGTTTTTCTAGGTAATCTAAGCATAGTGTGCAAAAATAAGTTTCTAATTCTTTTGCTAAATCGCCTTCTGCTTCATGGATGTCTAAAAGTATTAGATATGCTTTTTTATTTTGGGATAAAGTTGTCTCTAAATTTTTAAAAATAAAGAGTAAATGAGTAGCAGAAAGCTGCGTAAAACGGGGACCAACTTCTGCCTTAAGGAGATGACTATAATGCGCGACAACGTCTTCAAGTAAAGCGTACTTGTCTGAATAATGCGCATAAAAAGTTGATTTGTTGATTAAGGCTTCTTGACAAATATCTTTAACGGTTACTTGACGGAACGATTTTT
Proteins encoded in this window:
- a CDS encoding DUF6681 family protein → MFTILDGINRFLSYLNINVKAKNRTYLIVGVISNAYIGYLIYQFLSVHSYVQAIIYSLILIVLIYFWITNFIFYFYDRNVKWDISPWVEKKLAAKELENAEKKDHVEIPTGKDGSHLVIYDKQEVTEQGLISEVKVTPEGQKVLSDLVQYFKQQTVQNIGKQKKIKDKTYSLGKKLLVPSSTIEEEGGRLALYIGLNAIERKRVGYITKIAEVDTAKMQSSYTIFPANVYITGGEYKMPGRRKEILQGFDPYQIHLEVLYEAKL
- a CDS encoding TetR/AcrR family transcriptional regulator, which gives rise to MKKDLRIVKTRRNIQTTLLTILSEKSFRQVTVKDICQEALINKSTFYAHYSDKYALLEDVVAHYSHLLKAEVGPRFTQLSATHLLFIFKNLETTLSQNKKAYLILLDIHEAEGDLAKELETYFCTLCLDYLEKHELKLQVPHHFFALVYASYLMQLLLWTLKTGENMQILELSQALEQILYE
- the ispE gene encoding 4-(cytidine 5'-diphospho)-2-C-methyl-D-erythritol kinase, which translates into the protein MEIIEKAPAKINLGLDVLYKRDDGYHELEMVMSSIDLADHLTFRTLEKDEIIIETDNSFLPLDERNHIYQAAMLLKRECSITKGVHVQMQKRIPVAAGMAGGSSDAAATLRGLNRLWKLKLSLEELAELGEKVGSDVPYCIYGNTAYVRGKGEKIEFLPKVPQCWVVLVKPRLSVSTGTVFHNLKLEQLVHPDIQGIKESIKQQNFKKMVSSLGNSLEAVTVQNYPIVGFLKEKMQQFGADVAVMSGSGPTVFALCEKRSRAQRVCNGLKGFCEEVYLIRTLNK